The DNA sequence CGCGTTCACTCGCAGCGGCGAGTCGGTATCGCAGATCGTCGCGCGATACCCCGAGGTGGAGGCGGTGCTGGAGGAGAACCGCATCGGCCGGATCAAGCCGGACGCGCCGGTGCTGGTGCTCAGCGGCAACAACGACGACATCGTCCCGCACGGCCAGGCCGAGCAGCTGGCGTCGGACTGGTGCGCGCTGGGCGGGGACGTGCGCTTCGACACCTTCGTGGAGCCGTCCATCCTCGACGGCGCGGGGCTGGGGCACGTCGTCCCCATGCTCGGCGGCACGCCGGCCTTCGTCGACTGGCTCGATGCGCGGTTCGCCGGCGAGCCGATGGAGGGCACCTGCGGCTGACGCGGGACGGCCGACCGCATGCGCGGCCGTGATTTTGCACGGTCGCCGGGGTCACCGCTAGGACGAGTGAACCTGTTCTAGTTATGATGGTGGCAACGTCGCGGCGCACGGGTTTGGGATGCAAGCCGGGGTGCGCCGGAAGATACTGTGCCGAGCGGGCGGTGGATCCGGCTGCGCGGCGCGCGCGGCGGTCGCTGCGCAGGGAACGCGAACGTGAGGACAGTCATGACTTATGTGATCACTCAAGCGTGTTGCAACGACACGGCGTGCGTCGACGTCTGCCCCGTCGACTGCATCCGCCCCACCGCGGACGACGAGCTGTTCGCCACTACCGAGCAGCTGTACATCGAGCCCACCACGTGCATCGACTGCGGCGCGTGCGTGGACGCCTGCCCGGTGGACGCGATCTTCCCGGAGGATCAGCTCAGCGAGGAGAACGCCAAGTACACGCAGATCAACGCCGAGTACTTCGACAAGCATCCGCTGGTGGTGGATTGGGACTCGTTCGTCCCGCCGTCGCCGATCGTCGTCCCCAAGGACCAGGCGCCGCTGCGTGTCGCGGTGGTGGGTGCGGGTCCCGCCGCCACGTACGCGGCCGAGGCCGTGGTCACCCAGGGCGGCCGTTCGGTGGAGGTCGACATCTTCGACTGCCTCCCGTCCCCGTGGGGTCTCGCCCGCGCAGGGGTGGCGCCCGACCACCAGGGCACCCGCATCATCACGGACACGTTCGAGACGATCGTGCGCAAGCCGGCGATCGCCGCCCACCTGGGCGTGGAGGTGGGCACCCACATCAGCCACGAGGAGCTGTTGGCCCATCACCACGCGGTGATCTACGCCGTGGGGGCGTCCACCGACCGGCACTTGGGCGTCCCGGGCGAGGACCTGCCGGGCAGCGTGTCCGCCACCGACTTCGTGGCCTGGTACAACGGTCATCCCGACCACGCCGGCGACGTCTACGACCTCTCCGGCGAGCGGGCGGTGGTGATCGGCAACGGCAACGTGGCCCTCGACGTGGCACGGGTGCTGGTGACGTCCCCCGACGAGCTGGCCAAGACCGACATCGCGGACCACGCCCTGGCCGCGCTACGGCAGAGCAACATCCGTGAGGTCGTCGTGCTCGGGCGGCGCGGGCCGGTGCAGGCGGCGTTCACGAGCAAGGAGCTGATGGGGCTCGACGACGTGCCCGGCGTGGATATCGTGGTGGACCCGGCCGACCTCGAGCTGGACGAGCACAGCGCCGCGTTCCTCGCCTCCGACGAGTGCCCGTTCCCCGTGCCCCGCAAGATCGAGTGGCTGCGCGAGTACGCCTCGCGCACCCACGACCCGGCGCGCAAACGCATCGTGCTGCGGTTCCTCGGCTCGCCGGAATCACTCGACGGCGACGGGCGCGTCGAGCGCGTCAACGTGGTGCGCAACGAGCTGGTGGCAGACGAATCCGGCCGCCTTCGCGCGCAGGCCACCGACGCGACGTCCGCCCTCGAAACAGGCCTTGTGCTGCGGTCCATCGGCTATCGGGGCACCCCGGTCGCGGGCCTGCCGTTCGACGAGCGCCGGGGCGTGATCCCCAATGAGGCCGGCCGGGTGGTCGACCCGGACCGCGACGGCCCCGTCGAGGGGGTGTACGTGACCGGGTGGATCAAGCGCGGGCCCACCGGCACGCTCGGCACCAACAAGAAGTGCGCCGGGGAGACGGTGGAGAAGCTTGCCGAGGACGTCAAGGCGGGGCTGTCGGGGCGCCCCGTGGAGAGCCGCGAGGCGCTGGACAAGCTTCTCGCCGGCCGCTGCCCGGACGCAGTCGGGTTCGACGAGTGGCGGCTGCTGGACCAGGCGGAGACGGCGGCGGGCAAGGAGTCGGGCCGGCCGCGCGTCAAGGTGACGGACGTGCAGGTGATGATCGACATCGAGAAGGGCCGCAGCTGATCCGCGCCGGAGTCGTCGGTGATCCGCGTGATATGCCGGGGGCTCCGGGCGCGTCCGCCCGGCGTCCGCGTGGGACCCTGGAGCATGTGAATCCGTCCACGGCGCAGGCAGCCGTCATCGTCGACGAGCTGGTGCGCGGCGGCGTGCGCGACATCGTGCTCTGCCCCGGCTCCCGCAACGCGCCGCTCTCGTTCGCGCTGTACAGGGCGGCGACGGCGGGGCGCGTGCGGCTGCACGTGCGCATCGACGAGCGCACCGCAGGGTTTCTGGCCGTGGGCATCGCGGTGGCGTCGGGGCGTCCTGCAGTGGTCGTGATGACCTCCGGCACGGCCGTCGCCAACCTGGGGCCGGCGGTGCTGGAGGCCAACTACGCGCGCGTTCCGCTGGTGGTGCTCAGCGCCAACCGGCCGTACGAGCTTCTGGGCAGCGGAGCCAATCAGACGGTGGAGCAGTTCGGGCTGTTCGGCACGCAGGTGCGGGCGGCGATCAGTATCGGACTCGCCGAGCCGGAGACCTCCGAAGATGCCGTGTCCCGGCAGAACGCGGCGTGGCGCACCGTGGTGTGCCGGGTGCTCGCAGAGGCCTCGGGAACCCGATCGCGGCTGGCCGGTCCGGTGCAGTTCGACGTGCCGCTGCGTGAGCCCCTGGTGCCGGAGGACGGCTGGGCGGGCGGCGCGACGGAAGGCCGTGCCGATGCCGCCGCCACGCACCCCGGCCGCGCGGACGGCGCACCGTGGACGCGCGTCCCCACTGCGGCGATCGAAGTGCGTGTGCCGCTGGACCTCACCGTGAACACCGTCGTCATCGCGGGCCATGGCGCGGGGCGCTATCCCGAGCTGGACGGTCTGCCCACCATCGCCGAGCCCACGTCGCGGCAGCGGGGCGTGCCCACGCATCCGTGGGCGCTGCTGTCCGTCCGTCCGCGGCAGGCCGTGATCCTCGGCCGGCCCACGCTGCACCGGCCGGTGTCGGCGCTGCTGGCGCGGCCGGACGTCGACGTCATCGCGCTGACCACGGGCCCGCGCTGGCCTGACGTGTCGGGGAACGTGGTGCTCACGGGCACGGCGCCGGAGACGGCGGGCGCCCCGTCCGAGGAATGGCTGCAGGCGTGCGCTGCGGCCGACCGGGGCGCGCGTGCCGCCGTCGACGAGGGTCTGGACGGGAACGTTCCGGCGACCGGTCTCCACGTGGCGCGCGCGGTGCTGCGGGGCCTGCGCGCCGGCGACCAGCTGGTGCTGGGCGCGTCGAACCCGGTGCGCGACGCCTCGTTGGCCGCGCGCATCCCCGACGGGGTGGCGGTGCGGTCCAACAGGGGCGTCGCAGGCATCGACGGAACGGTGTCGACGGCCGTCGGATCCGCCGTGGCCCACCCGGGGCGCACGGTGGCGCTGATGGGCGACCTCACTTTCCTGCACGACGCGAACGGACTGCTCATCGGGCGCGCGGAGCCGCGGCCGGCGGATCTCACGATCATCGTGGCCAACGATGCGGGGGGCGGGATCTTCGCCCTGCTCGAGCAGGGCGACACCCGCTACACGGACGCGTTCGAGCGGGTGTTCGGCACGCCCCACGAGGCCGACCTGGCCGCGCTGTGCGCCGCCCACGGCGTGGCGCACCGCAAGGCCGACCCGGAGCAGTTGACCGCGATCCTCACCGATGCCGGCCGGCGGCCCGCCGGCATCGAGGTGATCGAGGTGACCACCCACCGCGAGGGGCTGCGGCGGCTGCACGACGACATGCGCGGCCGGGTGTCGTGACGGGTCCGGTCGCGCCGGCGATGCGCCTGCCGAAGGTCACGCACCGCGTGGGCCGGCGGATCGTGCTCGTCATCGCGACGATGGTGACGGTGCTGGGCATCGTGCTGCTGCTGGCGTGCTGGCGCACAGACCGGGCGATCGAAGCGGATATGGGCACGGCCTCGGCCGAGGTCCTCTCCGCCGGGCACCTGCGATCGTCGATCAGCTTCGCCACCCCCGACGGCGTCACGCACAATCCCCCGACCGGAGTCCTGTATCCGACCGGCTTGACGCAGGGGCAGTTCATCGAGGTGGAGTACGACAGGGGAGACCCCGACATCGTCCGGGTGAAGGGGCGCGACGCCGCCGTCGCCGTGGTGCCGGTCGGATCGGTGGTGCTGGGCACGTGGATAGCGGCCGGCGCGGCGCTGCTGGTGCTGCGCTTGCGGTCCCGGCGGCAGGCGCAGGTAGCGTCACACGGGTGAACAGGGCATCACTGCAGAAGGACCCCCGCGAGGTCGCGTCGATGTTCGACGGCGTGGCCCGCCGGTACGACGTGACCAACACCGTGTTGTCATTCGGCCAGGACCGGTCGTGGCGGCGGGCGACCCGGCGCGCGCTGGACTTGCGGCCCGGCGAACGGGTGCTCGATCTCGCCGCCGGCACCGCGGTGTCGACGGTGGAGCTCGCCCGGTCCGGAGCGTGGTGCGCGGCCACGGACTTCTCGCAGGGCATGCTCGCCGCCGGACGCGGGCGGGCGGTGCCCAAGGTGGCGGGCGATGCGTTGCACCTGCCCTACGCCGACGCCTCGTTCGACGCGGTCACGATCTCCTTCGGGCTCCGCAACGTCGCCGACACCGACGCCGCGCTCGCCGAGATGGCGCGCGTGACCCGCCCGGGCGGGCGGCTCGTGGTGTGCGAGTTCTCGACGCCGGTGTTCGGCCCGTTCCGCACCGTCTACATGGAATACCTGATGAAGGCGTTGCCGCAGGTCGCGGAGTCCGTCTCCTCCAACCCCGAGGCGTACGTGTACCTGGCGGAGTCGATCCGCGCGTGGCCCGATCAGCACGGTCTCGCCGAGCGCATCGACGCGGCCGGCTGGTCGGGCACCGAGTGGCGCAACCTCACCGGGGGCATCACCGCGCTGCACCGGGCGGTGCGCCGGGCGTGAGCCCGACCCCCGCGCGCGGGGGCCGGGGGCCCGGCGGGGCAGCCTTCGGTCGGCGACGCGCTCAGTCGGCGAAAGGCGCGCGCTGATCCGTGCGCAGCGATGCGCGTCCGGCGGCGCGCCACGCCCGGGCGACGACATCGGCGTCCTCGTCGGTCACCAGGTTGCCCATCACCCGGACCGCCACCTCCATCAGGCGCCGCGAGCGCATCGCGACGGGCCCGCCCGCGGGCAGCACCCGGGGCACCGTGAGCAGCCCTGCGAGGCGGCGGGCGACGGAGAACGCGTCGCCGTAGTGCGCGGAGAGCAGTGTCGGCCAGGACCGCGTCAGCCCGCTGCCCGGGCCGTCGCCGCTCAACAGCTCCACCAACAGCCGGCCGCCCTCGAGTCCGTAGTCGATGCCCTCGCCGTTGAGCGGGTTCACACAGGCCGCGGCGTCGCCTACCAGCGCCCAGTTGGGGCCCGCCACGCCGGAGACCGCGCCCCCCATGGGCAGCAGTGCCGACGCCGGCGCCGCGGGGTCGCCGTGCAGGTCCCAGTCGTCGCGCCGGCACCGCACGTAGTGGTCCAGCAGCGGCCGGAGTGCCCCCTTCGCGGGGCGGGCGGCGGTGGCGAGGGTGCCGACGCCGATGTTGACGCGCCCGTCGCCGAGCGGGAACAGCCAGCCGTAGCCGGAGAGCAGGGCGCCGTCCGGATCGCGCAGTTCGAGGTGCGACGAGATCCACGGATCATCGTGCCGACCGGAACCGATGTAGGCGCGGGCGGCCACGCCGTACGCGGTCTCGCGGTGCCAGCGCCGGCCCAGCATCCGGCCGACCGGCGAGCGCACGCCGTCGGCGACGATCAGGGTGCGGCAGCGCACGTCGACCCCGTCCGTCCGCTCCCGGCCCCGCTCGTCGTCCCGGACCCGGACGGAACGGACGCGACCGTCCGGCGCGCGGTCGACGCCGATGATGCGCGCGCCGCCGAGCATCCGCGCGCCGGCGTCGACCGCGCCCGCGCGGATCCGGTCGTCGAGGACCGAGCGGGGGACCGCGCTGCCCTCGGCGGGGAACGCGCCGCCGGGCCACGGCATCTCGAGCTGACGGCCGAAGCCCTTGAGCCGCAGGCCCTTGTTGACGGCCTGCGTGCGGGCCCAGCCGCCCAGGCCGAGCCGGTCGAGCTCGCCCAGCGCGCGGGGGGTGAGGCCGTCGCCGCAGGTCTTGTCGCGGGGGAAGCGGGCGGCGTCGAGCAGCAGCACATCGTGCCCGGCGCGCGCGGCCCACGTGGCGGCCGCGGAACCCGCGGGGCCCGCACCGACGACGAGCACCTCCGCCTCTGCGGGGATGCGGGATGTCGGAAGCCGGTCGTCCCGGCGGGCGGTGGTGTGCACACGACCATCTTGGCAGCCGCGGCCGGCCGGCCGCCGCGGCCCGACCCCGACCGCACGGAGCGCGGCCTCGGCGCGGCGGGTATGCGACGCTACTATGCAACGGCGCTGCCGCGATCGGCGTCCCGGTCCCGGCGGGACCGGGACGGACGGCGGGCGGCGCGCAACCGGCCGTGGCAGCGCACCGCTGTACCCGGCGGGACCGGGCGTACCGGGTACGGTCACCTGGGGCGGTCTGCGCCCGACGACATCGAGACAGGACAGGTATCAGGATCGTGAGCACGGATGCGTCCACGGACACCATCGTCGCCGGTGTGGATCTGGGTGATCCGGACTTCGCCGCGCGGATCCGCGCCCGGATGGCGGAGTCGGAGGAGCTGCTCATCGGCGAGCTCTCCGTCGGCGAGGACTTCCTCACCGAACCCGTGCTGCACCTGGCCTCCGCGGGCGGCAAACGATTCCGCCCGCTGTTCACGCTCCTGAGCAGCGAGTTCGGTCCCGACCCTGACAACGCGGACGTCATCACCTCGGCCGTTGTGCTCGAGTTGGTCCATCTGGCCACGCTGTATCACGACGACGTCATGGACGAGGCGGCGATGCGGCGCGGTGCGGAGAGCGCGAACTCCAAGTGGTCCAACTCGGTCGCGATCCTGTCCGGGGACTACCTGTTCGCGCAGGCATCCCGGCTGGTGTCCACTCTGGGGCCGTCGGCGGTGGAGATGATCGCGCTC is a window from the Tomitella gaofuii genome containing:
- a CDS encoding FAD-dependent oxidoreductase; the encoded protein is MTYVITQACCNDTACVDVCPVDCIRPTADDELFATTEQLYIEPTTCIDCGACVDACPVDAIFPEDQLSEENAKYTQINAEYFDKHPLVVDWDSFVPPSPIVVPKDQAPLRVAVVGAGPAATYAAEAVVTQGGRSVEVDIFDCLPSPWGLARAGVAPDHQGTRIITDTFETIVRKPAIAAHLGVEVGTHISHEELLAHHHAVIYAVGASTDRHLGVPGEDLPGSVSATDFVAWYNGHPDHAGDVYDLSGERAVVIGNGNVALDVARVLVTSPDELAKTDIADHALAALRQSNIREVVVLGRRGPVQAAFTSKELMGLDDVPGVDIVVDPADLELDEHSAAFLASDECPFPVPRKIEWLREYASRTHDPARKRIVLRFLGSPESLDGDGRVERVNVVRNELVADESGRLRAQATDATSALETGLVLRSIGYRGTPVAGLPFDERRGVIPNEAGRVVDPDRDGPVEGVYVTGWIKRGPTGTLGTNKKCAGETVEKLAEDVKAGLSGRPVESREALDKLLAGRCPDAVGFDEWRLLDQAETAAGKESGRPRVKVTDVQVMIDIEKGRS
- the menD gene encoding 2-succinyl-5-enolpyruvyl-6-hydroxy-3-cyclohexene-1-carboxylic-acid synthase produces the protein MNPSTAQAAVIVDELVRGGVRDIVLCPGSRNAPLSFALYRAATAGRVRLHVRIDERTAGFLAVGIAVASGRPAVVVMTSGTAVANLGPAVLEANYARVPLVVLSANRPYELLGSGANQTVEQFGLFGTQVRAAISIGLAEPETSEDAVSRQNAAWRTVVCRVLAEASGTRSRLAGPVQFDVPLREPLVPEDGWAGGATEGRADAAATHPGRADGAPWTRVPTAAIEVRVPLDLTVNTVVIAGHGAGRYPELDGLPTIAEPTSRQRGVPTHPWALLSVRPRQAVILGRPTLHRPVSALLARPDVDVIALTTGPRWPDVSGNVVLTGTAPETAGAPSEEWLQACAAADRGARAAVDEGLDGNVPATGLHVARAVLRGLRAGDQLVLGASNPVRDASLAARIPDGVAVRSNRGVAGIDGTVSTAVGSAVAHPGRTVALMGDLTFLHDANGLLIGRAEPRPADLTIIVANDAGGGIFALLEQGDTRYTDAFERVFGTPHEADLAALCAAHGVAHRKADPEQLTAILTDAGRRPAGIEVIEVTTHREGLRRLHDDMRGRVS
- a CDS encoding DUF3592 domain-containing protein; translation: MRLPKVTHRVGRRIVLVIATMVTVLGIVLLLACWRTDRAIEADMGTASAEVLSAGHLRSSISFATPDGVTHNPPTGVLYPTGLTQGQFIEVEYDRGDPDIVRVKGRDAAVAVVPVGSVVLGTWIAAGAALLVLRLRSRRQAQVASHG
- a CDS encoding demethylmenaquinone methyltransferase: MNRASLQKDPREVASMFDGVARRYDVTNTVLSFGQDRSWRRATRRALDLRPGERVLDLAAGTAVSTVELARSGAWCAATDFSQGMLAAGRGRAVPKVAGDALHLPYADASFDAVTISFGLRNVADTDAALAEMARVTRPGGRLVVCEFSTPVFGPFRTVYMEYLMKALPQVAESVSSNPEAYVYLAESIRAWPDQHGLAERIDAAGWSGTEWRNLTGGITALHRAVRRA
- a CDS encoding geranylgeranyl reductase family protein; translated protein: MHTTARRDDRLPTSRIPAEAEVLVVGAGPAGSAAATWAARAGHDVLLLDAARFPRDKTCGDGLTPRALGELDRLGLGGWARTQAVNKGLRLKGFGRQLEMPWPGGAFPAEGSAVPRSVLDDRIRAGAVDAGARMLGGARIIGVDRAPDGRVRSVRVRDDERGRERTDGVDVRCRTLIVADGVRSPVGRMLGRRWHRETAYGVAARAYIGSGRHDDPWISSHLELRDPDGALLSGYGWLFPLGDGRVNIGVGTLATAARPAKGALRPLLDHYVRCRRDDWDLHGDPAAPASALLPMGGAVSGVAGPNWALVGDAAACVNPLNGEGIDYGLEGGRLLVELLSGDGPGSGLTRSWPTLLSAHYGDAFSVARRLAGLLTVPRVLPAGGPVAMRSRRLMEVAVRVMGNLVTDEDADVVARAWRAAGRASLRTDQRAPFAD